In Gopherus evgoodei ecotype Sinaloan lineage chromosome 7, rGopEvg1_v1.p, whole genome shotgun sequence, the sequence TCCCTCTCCCATTTGTCTCAAATTGCTGTTGGTCTTTGTGACTTGAATACTTTGAACattgtgctgggggtggggaagggaattaAAGTGCAAGGAATAAAGTGCTTTCTGTTGGTGAGCTGGGGAGTAGGAACTGGGGGATGGGCAGGAAGCCAGGGTGTCAGGAAGGGGCTTAGCAATCATCTGTGAAGGTCCAAGGAACCTCAAAGCACAGGGAGTCTAGTTCTAATGAACGCCAAGGAGGCTGGAATCTTGGAACAATGCAAGATGCTAGGGGCAAACTTGTGACTGGTAGGGAGCTGCATCTGGATATCGTTACTGAGGCAGGGCCCAGTATTGGTGAAATCACACCCTAACTGCCTTTAAGCCTCCCCTAGTAGGGGCTTGCAAGCCCCAAACTCCAGAGCTAAGACCCTTCACGATGCTCTGCTGCCACCTGTGCCTGCACAGCCCTTAGCCTTTGAAGGCACCGCTCCTTAGCCACGGCTTGCCAATGCCAGAAGTCTCCCCCCTCACAGCCCACAGGGCGAATGTCTCTGGACAATGAGGCTGGCTTCACCTCTGGGGCACTGCTTTTAGCCTCAACAGGTTTGGAACCAGAACTTGAGCCAGGCAGGGTTCCTCTGACGGGGTGAGTGACTGAGACTAGCCAGTGGGGGTCTGCTCTGTGTGGGAAATCTCACTGCTCTCCCTTACTGTGCGCTTGAGATGGACTCATTTCCTGAGAGAAAACTGAATTGTGACTGTAGCCCTGTGGCCCCACTCCCCTACAGCTGACTCCAGAAGGGAAAAACCAGGGGAGCACCAAGACGCAGTGAAAGGATGTGAACTACGAGTCTTGAGTCAATGATGCTGAACTGACCCACTTTGtaagagtggggggaggggttcctAGCTCAGCACATGCCAGTGCAAAAGGGGCATCCATTCTTTTGCTGTTAGCACATTGGTATTTTTGCTCATTATTTCCAGCCTTCTAGGTGAGAAAGTTGCTGACGTTTTCCTTGTTGGATCTCTGTCTGGAGCTGCCTCGCTGTAGCTAACCTGGAGCCATGATGTTTGTTATGAAATGGCTCCAGGCAAAGCCTGGTGAGGGGACTTTCATTGAATTTATTGAAAGCTTCCTAGCATCACAACCTCTCTGACATTCCAGAGCCTGTTTTAAAAGCCTGGGGTGGGAGTGGATGATATTCCTGAATGGGGTGACCGGGAGCCGCAGGGACTAAATGACTCATGCTACATCTTTGTGACCTTTGCAGATGGGCTGCTtgagggtgggaatggggggagggaaacTACGGCCCCAGGGGTGATACAGAGGGCCCAAGAGGACTCATTGGTATCATGGTTAGGTAGCTCTGTgcccactgctgcccctccccattGTGGGCTAACTTGGCCACAGCTGTTCCTCCCTGTTGCAACAATGCCCTGGGGTAAAGTGGCCCAAGGTGAGATCTGTGAGGCTGTGCAGTTCACGTCCTGGGGAGAACTAGCAACTTTCCTCAGCAGGACATTGGTGCTCTCTCCTATCCCCCTCACTAGATCCAGAGGGGGTCGCCTTAGCAGGACTGCGTGTTGTGTCTCTGCCGCAGGAATGCTGGGGCTCAAAGGACAGGGGAAGGCACTGTGCAGTGGAAGCTTACTGAGAGCATCTTTGTCCTCTCTCCTGGTGCTGCTCGAAGCACAGAGGCTGCTGTTAAAGGAATGCAGGGCAGATGAGAAGCAGGAAAAGATCTTTTCCTCCCAGTggaaagggtcaggagcaagaaaaaagaatgagaaatcacttggaaattattttttctttcaggttTCTGTTGGTTTCAGAGTCCAAGTCTCTAGTTGTGCCTATGAACTTTCTCACAGCTGCCCTTGGGTTCACCCTTGACCCTTCCAGAGCTCCCCTCTCATTTTGCACACCGGGCAGAGAACACACTGTCCCATCCCATGGGCTTTGCTGGTCAGCAGGCTGGCAGAGATGGTGGAAAATGATTAACCTGTGTTTTTCGGCCAAGACCCTGACAGGTGTTGGCTTTTCCAGCAGTTAAGGCCACAGGAGAGCCTGTGCAAAAGAATTCTTTCTGGcctggctgaccagttctgaaggGCAGGCAGCTGGGATTCCTGCTCAAGTGCATAGTGACTCTGTCCCGGCTGGGCACAGGCAAGAGGTTATGGGAGAGCGTGAAACATTGCTCTCACGGCTGCAGGTTTTGTACTGTCCTTATCACACCTTTCAGGGGGCAGTGAAGGTGTGCACACAGTATTGCCATAGCGCTCGGCACTGACACTGTCCAGCCCAGTTCACAGGCAGCTCACATGGGGCTAGGGAGGGGGAAGCAAGACGCTTTCCTGCCCTTGCACATCTGGGCGGGGCCTGCTCACCCTAGTGGTTGCTGCATTCTGGGGAGCACTGGGACTGCTTGTTCCCGCTTGTCCCAGGAAGCAGGGCTCTGAAAAGGGAGGGACATGTCTCTGGCCAGCCCTCCCAGTAGGGCTTCCCAGGGGTGATCACAAGCTGCTCCACCCTGGTGCAAATTGCAAAGTGCAAGTTGAAATGTCCTGATGAGTAACAGGAACAATTTTCTGCGGACACAAATCCACAACACAATCCCCCAGGACATTCAGTCAAACCCTTGGCCATCTCTGTTGAGAGAAAGCACTGGGTCTGAGCTGGTAACAGGGACTAAGCCATCTCtgacccctgccccaggctggctgTCCAGAAGGTGAGGGCCCCTGGCAGTAGGTGGGGAAGCCCATCCCACGGTGTGTGCATGGAAAAAGAGAGGGCTGCAATTTTCATTATGTTCAAGTCATTTTTCCCTAACCTTCTGGTCAGGGGTGAGGTGGGAGTGACTCTCATTGTATGGACACCAGAAACACTCAGTCCAGAAGTTGCCAAAGCTTTGTAAGCCCAGTCCTCTATGGAGCCCTGAACTTGCCTCCTTTTGTCCCTTGCAGAGCTGCACCGCAGTGAGAGCACACAGGAGAAGAATGTGAAAGAAGCCAAAACCAAATGTAGGACAATTGCGTCCCTACTGACGGATGCACCGAACCCCCACTCCAAGGGCGTGCTGATGTTCAAGAAGCGCAGGCAGAGAGCTAAGAAGTACACTCTGGTCAGCTTTGGGAGCGTCGATGAGGACCGCtgttatgaggaggaggatggtgtCTTCCCAACCAGTGAGTCAGAATTTGATGAGGAAGGCTTCTCAGATGCCCGAAGCTTAACCAACCACTCAGACTGGGACAACACTTACCTGGACATTGAAAAGCCCAAGCTGgagtctgagcagcagcaggggcgGACGCAGCAGGGTCTGAGTGAAGCCTCCGGCAGAGGAGCACGGTTATTtgagcagcagagggagagggcTTGTCAGTATATGGTGGAGAAAGCCCCAGCTCAGAAGCCAGAGAGCCATCAGCCATCGCCAGGTGTCGTGCCAACGCAGAGTCTGATGAATGGAGAAGTGCCTACTCCACAGAAGGCCAGCACGGCCCCACTGAGTATCCATGTGGAAGCAGTGCAGTTATCCAGCAAGCTGCCGTCATCTACCTCTGCTCAGGTCCAGTCTCCACTGGGCAGCATTGGAGGAGGTGCTCGGCCATCACCAGGCACAGAGGGCCTCTTCAACAGATCCGCACGGCCCTTCACTCCTGGCTTTTCAGGGCAGCGTCCTGTGACTTCCTCTGTCATCTTCAGGCCTTTGGCTCCCAAGAGAAGTGGTGGCAGTCTGGGAGGGCAGAGCACCGCTGCTCCACCTTTCTCACCAGGAACTCCTGTGCCACCTTCCACTGCACCAGTGATGGCACacaatggtccagcaagctcctcaacATCTCTGTATATTCCAGCACCAGGCAGGCCAACACCACCAGGGATACCACAGCTAGCCACAGGCAGAAGTTCTCCTGAGACTAAGACACTCACAAACCCAGCCATGACCTCCACAGCTTCCATAGTTCTAACTGCTCCAGCAGGGGCTACAGCAACACCTCAACCACGAGGGACATCTTCTTCCTCCTTGTATATCAGCCCAGCGCTGCAGCAACCCAGCGTGGTGAGCAGCTCTCTGCTACCAAGCCAGCCATATCCTGTTGTCTCCCCAGCTACTCCACGACCTGCTTCTGAGCCCTTAACATCCAGGGAGCAGCGGATTGCAGTGCCAGCCCCCCGAACTGGCATCTTGCAAGAGGCTCGCCGGCGGAGCAGCAAGAAGCCCATGTTCAATACCAtagaagagaagaagaaaaattcaCCCAACCCtgagcttctgtctctggtgcagAACCTGGATGAGAAACCCAAAGGCGACCACCCAGGGGTGGGCTTTGAGTCTGGGCCTGAGGAGGACTTCCTCAGCCTAGGAGCTGAGGCCTGCAACTTCATGCAGTCTTCAGGCCGCAAGTTcaaggcccctcccccagtggctccTAAGCCTCAGCAGCAAGGTGCCTCTGCCGGACTAGTAAATGGTGCCCGTGACATGCCACAGCTGAAGGGCAAAGGGGCAGAGCTTTTCGCCAAGCGACAGAGCCGCATGGACAAGTTTGTGGTGGAGGCAGCACCGAAGCCAGGctccaagcccagggccccctcaCCCACTCCTTCTCTACCATCATCATGGAAGTATTCATCCAACATTCGTGCCCCACCCCCAATAGCTTACAACCCCTTGCATTCCCCCTTCTACCCCCTGGCAGCAAGCAAGTCTCAGGCTAGCAAAGCAGAGAGCAAAGTAAAAAAGGCACCCAGCCAGAAATCGGGGATCAAGGCCATTGATTTCATGCGCCACCAACCCTACCAGCTAAAGTCAGCCATGTTCTGTTTTGGGGAGCCCCCAAGCACTGACACACAGaaccctccaccccagccagcccagcagtCCAGCTTGTCTTTCACCCCAGCCAAGCAGGTGCCTGTGAAAACAGCCAGGACCTATGAGATCCGGCGGTTCTCCACACCTGCTCCCATGCCCACTTTGAGCAGCCTGGCACCCACAGTCCTCACTCCCCGCTCCGCCACCACACTGGATGAGCCAGTGTGGAAGACGGACATGACTTCCTCTGcaccctccacccctgccccttttCAGGCCGGTCCCAGCCAGGCCCCAAAGCTGTACCAAAGCTCCCCAGAGCTCAGTCAGGTGGGCCAAGggactcccccacacccagcctcctCCTCCGGGTTCCAGGTAGCTAGACCCAGGTTCTCAGCAGCTAAAACTGGGATGCAGGCACATGTGTGGAGGCCAGGCTCTGGGCACCAGTGAACCAGTAGCTGTCtcctctaccccttcccccatggGCACGACTGGGTGTCCAACCAAGATAGTTTCCTTGGGTTTTCTTTAAAGTGAGCTCAATAAATTGAGGTGTGTGAAGCAAGAGGCAGAAAGGAGGGGGGACTCCCTTCACGGTCCCCCATCCCCCTTTGTTTTCAGCCTGGCAGCATCAATATGAGCTTTCCCAGCTGTAGCTAGAGTCAGAGGACGCAGGAGGAAAGCAGAGACAGGGCGATAGTCTCCAGCCTGCTTCTGCCCACATCTACATGGCAATGAAACCCAAAATGGGGGAATGGGAGGGGCAGACTGTCATGCTAAGGGGTGggtagcacttttcatctccaATGGGCTTTAGAAACAGGActcttttaaccctttcagtgccCTAGTAAGGCAGTTGCCGTCCCATCACTGCAGACAACAAGGCACGGTGTGCAGAAGGATCCCACCCAGGCTCACATGGGAAGTGAGTGGCGGAGACATGACTATAACCCAGGGTTGACCCCACCCCAATGAAGTGAGAAATGAGACAGTGTTCCCCAGGCCTGCCTTtgcaggggagcagcaggtgcTTTTGGGGACACTGGGACAGTAAGGAGATATGGGCATCTACTCAGAGTCACAGAACCTCTGCTCGCCCTGCTCAGGAAAGCCATGGAGTGCTCATGCTCTTCCAGCACCCAGGGCTGTGTTTGAGATGCCAGCGGAGTCCCACCCTGGGAATTCCAGCTTCCTGGAGCCCTTCACCCAAGGAGGTGATCCCAGCTGGCTCCAAGCAGCAGAGAGTAGCTTGGAGGGCTGAAAGGTCGATGTGGGCCTGTGGTAAGTCTGGGGGAAtgtgagagggaaggaggggtttCCTGGGAAGCCAGAAGAGCAAAGTGAGGCCC encodes:
- the SYNPO2L gene encoding synaptopodin 2-like protein is translated as MGAEEEVLVTLSGGAPWGFRLQGGSEQKRPLQVSKIRKRSKACRGGLWENDELVSINGELCTGLSHASAMHIIDSSSDTLHICVKRMAGRDRSGMRPLHSLSPGQPRVLSAPSPVSPEPAGPPTITPPEPQRRRQQQLGSLTSPPDSEAYYGETDSDADNIAQEKHRRARKKSPRSPPGGSNNKPGEPQDEVSLSELSGYDSTPEAVVQAGEGGENMSGVAEREIVKQPSSLTDTPFSESEVLLQPSPAESRELSPEAMLLPHATRTIRAERHLIPMVGPVEHPVDEDLTTTYAEKAKLAKLHRSESTQEKNVKEAKTKCRTIASLLTDAPNPHSKGVLMFKKRRQRAKKYTLVSFGSVDEDRCYEEEDGVFPTSESEFDEEGFSDARSLTNHSDWDNTYLDIEKPKLESEQQQGRTQQGLSEASGRGARLFEQQRERACQYMVEKAPAQKPESHQPSPGVVPTQSLMNGEVPTPQKASTAPLSIHVEAVQLSSKLPSSTSAQVQSPLGSIGGGARPSPGTEGLFNRSARPFTPGFSGQRPVTSSVIFRPLAPKRSGGSLGGQSTAAPPFSPGTPVPPSTAPVMAHNGPASSSTSLYIPAPGRPTPPGIPQLATGRSSPETKTLTNPAMTSTASIVLTAPAGATATPQPRGTSSSSLYISPALQQPSVVSSSLLPSQPYPVVSPATPRPASEPLTSREQRIAVPAPRTGILQEARRRSSKKPMFNTIEEKKKNSPNPELLSLVQNLDEKPKGDHPGVGFESGPEEDFLSLGAEACNFMQSSGRKFKAPPPVAPKPQQQGASAGLVNGARDMPQLKGKGAELFAKRQSRMDKFVVEAAPKPGSKPRAPSPTPSLPSSWKYSSNIRAPPPIAYNPLHSPFYPLAASKSQASKAESKVKKAPSQKSGIKAIDFMRHQPYQLKSAMFCFGEPPSTDTQNPPPQPAQQSSLSFTPAKQVPVKTARTYEIRRFSTPAPMPTLSSLAPTVLTPRSATTLDEPVWKTDMTSSAPSTPAPFQAGPSQAPKLYQSSPELSQVGQGTPPHPASSSGFQVARPRFSAAKTGMQAHVWRPGSGHQ